Proteins from a single region of Chloroflexota bacterium:
- a CDS encoding B12-binding domain-containing radical SAM protein produces the protein MKTTLIYPGIAGRGFNCLSQGMDAGWVSHGLASLSAAAKTQGFEIDLIDLRALESWDHFREELRQRAPDVVGLTMMSVDYNPVKRSLEIIREVKPDTITIVGGPHVSLALEDSLQLPHVDYLMTNEGEVSFPKLLQALKEGRSPKQKVIRGETPDLDRIPFADRDLFLEEWRKWGYTLDSPEVPFVKELPPPFMTIIAGRGCVYRCSFCKPGEDYIFGKRVRRRSVDNVIEELKVLRDRYHFASFMFHDDCLTEDREWVREFCEKYKAEGFTQPFFCQSRADIITRHPDMVELMADAGLRGYFIGFESGNQRVLNFLRKGTTVKQNLEAAKICRKYGLVIWANYMLGIPTETKEEVMDTVNMIREIDPDYYSPSFFTPHPGTDLYDYCVEHDLSLITDYDSYRRNPTEPKIKGQDYEFLKWARDYSQKRKFKNRVRRGVKAFLEKYGDPARYVRKARKLLGIYKEDPSGPVGTPPLSGKASAH, from the coding sequence GTGAAGACGACATTGATCTATCCAGGCATCGCGGGGCGAGGGTTCAACTGCCTGAGCCAGGGCATGGACGCCGGCTGGGTCTCCCACGGCCTGGCCTCCCTCAGCGCGGCCGCCAAGACTCAGGGGTTCGAGATCGATCTCATCGACCTGCGCGCCCTGGAGAGCTGGGATCACTTTCGCGAGGAGCTCCGGCAGCGAGCCCCGGACGTCGTCGGCCTGACCATGATGTCCGTGGATTACAACCCGGTGAAGCGCTCGCTGGAGATCATACGCGAGGTCAAGCCGGATACGATCACTATCGTCGGTGGCCCTCACGTCTCACTGGCCCTGGAGGACAGCCTGCAGTTGCCCCATGTGGACTACCTGATGACGAACGAGGGCGAGGTCTCCTTCCCTAAGCTACTGCAAGCACTGAAAGAAGGTCGCTCCCCAAAGCAGAAGGTGATCCGCGGGGAGACGCCCGATCTGGATCGGATCCCGTTCGCGGATCGGGATCTCTTCCTGGAGGAGTGGCGCAAGTGGGGCTATACGCTGGACAGCCCGGAGGTCCCCTTCGTCAAGGAGCTTCCGCCCCCCTTCATGACCATCATCGCCGGACGAGGATGCGTCTATCGATGCTCCTTCTGCAAGCCGGGCGAGGACTACATCTTCGGTAAGCGGGTGCGGCGCCGCTCAGTGGACAACGTCATCGAGGAACTGAAGGTGCTGCGCGATCGATATCACTTTGCCTCCTTCATGTTCCACGACGATTGTTTGACCGAGGATCGCGAGTGGGTGAGGGAGTTCTGCGAGAAGTACAAGGCCGAGGGATTCACCCAGCCGTTCTTCTGCCAAAGCCGGGCGGACATCATCACGCGTCACCCGGACATGGTGGAGCTGATGGCGGATGCCGGGTTGCGCGGCTATTTCATCGGCTTCGAAAGCGGAAACCAACGCGTGCTCAACTTCCTGCGCAAGGGCACGACCGTGAAGCAGAACCTGGAGGCGGCCAAGATCTGCCGGAAATACGGCCTGGTCATCTGGGCGAACTATATGCTGGGTATCCCCACCGAGACCAAGGAAGAGGTGATGGATACCGTCAACATGATCCGGGAGATCGACCCGGACTATTACAGCCCGTCCTTCTTCACGCCGCACCCGGGCACGGACCTGTATGACTACTGCGTGGAACATGATCTGAGCCTGATCACCGATTATGACTCGTACCGACGCAATCCGACCGAGCCCAAGATCAAGGGACAGGATTATGAGTTCCTGAAATGGGCTCGCGACTACTCGCAGAAACGCAAGTTCAAGAACCGGGTTCGCCGGGGCGTGAAGGCCTTCCTGGAGAAGTACGGCGATCCGGCGCGATACGTACGAAAGGCGCGAAAGCTTCTGGGCATCTACAAGGAGGACCCTTCCGGACCGGTGGGAACGCCCCCTCTGTCCGGCAAGGCCAGCGCCCATTAA
- a CDS encoding radical SAM protein, with the protein MKILLASPESKLWNSRQHIHMGLGYLAGALRAAGYDVTLYDAAVEQEPLNDVMRRGRYDVVGISSPTPLIQEAWEAARVAKSTGAVTILGGPHLTIQPDESMQRPEVDLVVRGEAEDTIVEIMQALELDAGVQASSTAPRVFEHKAWSEILGLSYRRPNGNGGQVVHNPPRPLREDLDNIPFPAHDLFKIEQYTNLQPLTDGLIPNSRSYTIVTSRGCPFKCTFCSKPVTGDTWRARSVENVIEEWRWLVQDLKATEIGITDDIWNRDLDRAKELCRRLIEEGLNTVPWITVHGMKVNYTDLELFQLMKAAGAKRVGFGVESGDQEILNKVIRKGQTLDMVRQAFRDAKAAGLETMGFFVFGMPHETEETMEKTIRFALELEPDLAHFMIAAPYPGTRLWEMLEEEGAEIFARDWSDLAIQNDKAHFQLGDMTAELVERKWHEAYRRFYLRPSRLARRLAKWDTWRRAPERIRDAKRFFLRGRKKPASVASPRQPEWSGKAARRLG; encoded by the coding sequence ATGAAAATCCTTTTGGCCAGCCCGGAGTCCAAGCTCTGGAATTCGCGCCAGCATATTCACATGGGGCTGGGATATCTGGCCGGCGCGTTGCGCGCCGCGGGATATGACGTAACCCTTTACGACGCGGCCGTGGAGCAGGAGCCGCTAAACGATGTGATGCGACGAGGCCGCTACGACGTGGTGGGGATCTCCTCTCCCACCCCGCTGATCCAGGAGGCCTGGGAGGCGGCCCGGGTGGCCAAGTCCACGGGCGCGGTGACGATCCTGGGCGGGCCGCACCTCACCATCCAACCGGACGAGTCCATGCAGCGTCCCGAGGTGGATCTGGTGGTCCGGGGCGAGGCGGAGGACACGATCGTCGAGATCATGCAAGCGCTGGAACTGGACGCCGGCGTGCAGGCCTCCAGCACGGCCCCGCGCGTCTTCGAGCACAAGGCCTGGTCGGAGATCCTGGGGCTATCCTACCGTCGGCCGAACGGGAACGGCGGGCAGGTGGTGCACAACCCGCCCCGCCCCCTGCGCGAGGATCTGGACAATATCCCGTTCCCCGCGCACGACCTGTTCAAGATCGAGCAGTACACCAACCTGCAACCCCTGACGGACGGGCTGATCCCCAACTCACGCTCGTACACCATCGTGACCAGCCGTGGGTGCCCGTTCAAATGCACCTTTTGCTCCAAGCCCGTCACCGGGGACACCTGGCGGGCGCGCTCCGTCGAGAACGTGATCGAGGAGTGGCGGTGGCTGGTACAAGACCTGAAGGCCACCGAGATCGGCATCACCGATGACATCTGGAACCGCGATCTGGACCGGGCCAAGGAGCTATGCCGTCGACTCATCGAGGAGGGGCTGAACACGGTGCCTTGGATCACGGTCCACGGCATGAAGGTGAATTACACGGATCTGGAGCTGTTCCAGCTCATGAAAGCGGCCGGGGCCAAGCGCGTTGGGTTCGGCGTGGAATCCGGCGACCAGGAGATCCTGAACAAGGTGATCCGCAAAGGCCAGACGCTGGACATGGTGCGCCAGGCATTTCGGGACGCCAAGGCGGCCGGATTGGAGACCATGGGCTTCTTCGTCTTCGGCATGCCGCACGAGACCGAGGAGACGATGGAAAAGACTATCCGCTTCGCCTTGGAGCTGGAGCCAGATCTGGCGCACTTCATGATCGCGGCGCCGTATCCGGGCACGCGCCTGTGGGAGATGCTGGAGGAGGAGGGCGCAGAGATCTTTGCCCGCGATTGGAGCGACCTGGCCATCCAGAACGATAAGGCGCACTTCCAGCTGGGCGACATGACGGCCGAGCTGGTGGAGCGAAAGTGGCACGAGGCCTATCGGCGATTCTACCTGCGGCCGAGCCGGCTGGCGCGCCGCCTGGCCAAATGGGATACGTGGCGCCGCGCGCCGGAGCGCATTCGCGACGCCAAGCGATTCTTCCTGCGCGGGCGCAAGAAGCCCGCGTCCGTCGCCTCGCCACGGCAGCCGGAATGGAGCGGCAAGGCCGCCCGCAGGCTAGGGTAG